One Antiquaquibacter oligotrophicus genomic region harbors:
- a CDS encoding benzoate/H(+) symporter BenE family transporter encodes MFQSISAGFVAALAGFASSFALVIAAFIAVGATPDQASSGLLAICLATAVVSTVGALVLRIPLAIAWSTPGAAVLLAAAGEGITFSNAVGAFLVSAILIVLCGLWPWLGRAITSIPKPLASAMLAGVLLPICLAPFQAVAELPFLAGPIVLTWLVLYRLAPRWAVPAAMVVAVVCVFISAGSDWFTGASIAPQLTFVAPTFDLFTILSLGLPLFIVTMAGQNIPGFTVMKANDYTVPPRFALVGTGLGSAGAAFFGGHAINLGAITAAIMAGDESHPDRSKRWIATLTNGLLYIPLGLGAGAAVALVNAAPSILITAVAGLAVLGALISSVVGALEDPEHRITAIITFLVVASGIVIAGIGSAFWGLLAGGIVMLWLGWRRRKPEPISDVDGDIDPDGVVVDPTEDVEEPSAK; translated from the coding sequence TTCCAATCGATCTCCGCCGGGTTCGTCGCTGCACTCGCCGGCTTCGCATCATCCTTCGCCCTCGTTATCGCCGCATTCATCGCGGTCGGCGCTACACCTGATCAGGCATCCTCCGGCCTCCTCGCGATCTGTCTCGCGACGGCCGTAGTGAGCACCGTTGGTGCACTCGTGCTGCGTATCCCGCTCGCCATCGCGTGGTCGACGCCGGGTGCAGCGGTGCTCCTTGCCGCAGCCGGCGAGGGCATCACGTTCTCCAACGCGGTCGGCGCGTTCCTCGTGAGTGCCATCCTCATCGTGCTGTGTGGCCTGTGGCCCTGGCTCGGGCGCGCGATCACGAGCATCCCGAAGCCTCTGGCGAGCGCCATGCTCGCCGGTGTCCTGCTGCCGATCTGCCTCGCGCCATTCCAGGCCGTGGCAGAACTGCCGTTCCTCGCGGGGCCTATCGTGCTGACCTGGCTCGTGCTGTACCGGCTCGCACCGCGCTGGGCGGTTCCCGCGGCCATGGTTGTGGCGGTGGTGTGCGTGTTCATTTCGGCGGGCAGTGACTGGTTCACCGGAGCATCCATCGCACCGCAGCTGACCTTTGTCGCGCCGACATTCGACCTCTTCACGATCCTGAGTCTCGGTTTGCCCCTGTTCATCGTCACCATGGCTGGTCAGAACATCCCCGGTTTCACCGTCATGAAGGCCAACGACTACACGGTGCCGCCGCGCTTTGCGCTCGTGGGTACCGGCCTCGGGTCGGCTGGTGCGGCCTTCTTCGGCGGCCACGCCATCAACCTGGGTGCTATCACCGCGGCCATCATGGCGGGGGATGAATCGCACCCCGATCGCTCCAAGCGCTGGATCGCGACCCTCACCAATGGCTTGCTCTACATCCCTCTCGGCCTGGGCGCCGGTGCGGCGGTCGCTCTGGTTAATGCGGCACCCTCGATCCTCATTACGGCAGTTGCCGGTCTCGCCGTGCTCGGTGCGCTCATCTCGAGTGTGGTCGGTGCCCTTGAGGACCCGGAGCACCGCATCACCGCGATTATCACCTTCCTCGTTGTTGCCTCAGGCATCGTCATCGCCGGTATCGGCTCGGCGTTCTGGGGCCTCCTGGCTGGCGGCATCGTGATGTTGTGGCTGGGATGGCGCCGCCGCAAGCCGGAGCCCATCAGCGATGTGGACGGGGACATCGATCCCGACGGCGTTGTGGTCGACCCGACGGAGGACGTCGAGGAGCCGAGCGCCAAATAG
- a CDS encoding LLM class flavin-dependent oxidoreductase, producing MTVPLSVLDLASVYEGMSHTQALRDTIATAQEAERLGFRRIWVAEHHGMPAVASSAPAVLIGAIADATSTIRVGSGGVMLPNHSSLVIAEQFGTLVALHGDRIDLGLGRAPGTDGLTAAVLRRAAQESVDDFPNQVIELLAWFGTIPPLDNGIGSRIVAVPGLGDSPELWLLGSSDFSARLAGLMGLPFAFAHHFAGGAHTRVAFEIYRENFTPSVVLREPHSMVAVAGLVAETGDEAERLALPNGLLFVRMRKGERPGRIPTLAEAESYPWTDEERTWVRERNSHQAIGDIDHVKGRIASLVTETGADEVIIAPQGPDLQTKLATLRAVVG from the coding sequence ATGACCGTTCCCCTTTCTGTTCTCGACCTCGCCTCGGTTTACGAGGGGATGTCGCACACCCAAGCGCTCAGGGACACGATCGCGACTGCTCAGGAGGCGGAGCGGCTCGGGTTCCGTCGCATCTGGGTGGCTGAGCATCACGGGATGCCCGCCGTCGCGTCATCCGCACCGGCCGTGCTCATCGGAGCGATTGCCGACGCGACCTCGACGATTCGTGTCGGGTCGGGGGGCGTCATGCTGCCCAACCATTCCTCACTCGTGATTGCGGAGCAGTTCGGCACCCTCGTGGCGTTGCACGGCGATCGCATCGATCTCGGGCTCGGTCGCGCTCCGGGAACCGATGGGCTGACCGCTGCAGTCTTGCGCCGGGCCGCGCAGGAGTCCGTCGACGACTTCCCGAACCAGGTGATTGAACTTCTCGCGTGGTTCGGCACCATCCCTCCGCTCGACAACGGCATCGGCTCACGCATCGTCGCGGTACCGGGATTGGGCGATTCTCCCGAGCTCTGGCTTCTCGGCTCGAGCGACTTCAGCGCTCGCCTTGCGGGGCTGATGGGGCTTCCCTTCGCCTTCGCTCACCACTTCGCGGGCGGCGCCCACACCCGTGTGGCGTTCGAGATCTACCGCGAGAACTTCACTCCGTCCGTCGTACTACGCGAGCCGCACTCGATGGTCGCTGTTGCTGGGCTCGTCGCCGAGACTGGCGATGAGGCGGAACGGTTGGCGCTACCGAACGGCTTGCTGTTTGTTCGTATGCGCAAGGGGGAGCGACCCGGTCGTATCCCCACACTCGCGGAGGCTGAGTCCTACCCGTGGACGGACGAGGAGCGTACGTGGGTGCGGGAGCGCAACTCCCACCAGGCCATTGGCGACATCGACCACGTGAAGGGTCGCATTGCGTCCCTCGTGACGGAGACGGGAGCCGACGAGGTCATCATCGCGCCACAAGGGCCGGATCTGCAGACCAAGCTCGCCACGTTGCGGGCGGTCGTAGGCTGA
- a CDS encoding M3 family metallopeptidase — protein MTNPFFSASELPFELPPFADIRDEHYLEAFERGMAEQLDELEAIVSQPEPASFENTMIPLERSGQLLERVATVFFALASADSTDFINELEEELAPRLADHADAIRLDPRLFARIESLHSRLDDLALDAESRYLVERYYIEFTVAGAGLDEADKTALREYNQRLSTLSTRFEKNLLADTNDLAVHVTDIAELDGLGAGEISAAAEAARERGLDGHLVTLVLPTGHPYLSRLTRRGVRERIMTASRSRGSRGGGWDNRELVLDIARVRAERARLLGFDSHAAWVIADETAKTPETVWDLLSRLAEPAARNAREEQRDLEALAGYPVEAHDWAYLSEKVRSARFEVDEAALSPYFEAERVLRDGVFFAATELYGITFTERTDLPLYHPDVRAFEVRENDGTAVGLFLLDLYTRDSKRGGAWMNSLSSASRLLGHPAVVTNTLNVPKPAAGEPTLLTLDEVETLFHEFGHALHGLFARVEYPKFAGTNTYRDFVEFPSQVNEMWMLWPEVLENYAIHHETGERMPLEALHKLQASAEFNQGFSTSEYLAAAILDQAWHRLSPAEIADVTDVAAFESAALADAGLDNPAVPTRYGSTYFAHVFSGGYDAGYYSYIWSEVLDADTVEWFRDNGGLTLENGKRFRERLLAVGGSRDPLEAFRDFRGRDADIAPLLRRRALD, from the coding sequence GTGACCAACCCTTTCTTCAGCGCGAGCGAGCTGCCCTTCGAACTCCCACCCTTTGCGGACATCCGCGACGAGCACTACCTCGAGGCATTCGAGCGCGGGATGGCCGAGCAACTCGATGAGCTCGAGGCCATTGTTTCTCAGCCAGAACCCGCCTCCTTCGAGAACACGATGATCCCGCTCGAGCGCAGTGGTCAGCTGCTAGAACGGGTAGCCACCGTGTTTTTCGCGCTCGCGTCGGCCGACTCGACCGACTTCATCAACGAACTCGAGGAGGAACTCGCCCCGCGCCTTGCGGACCACGCCGATGCGATCCGACTCGATCCACGACTGTTCGCGCGCATCGAGAGCCTGCACTCGCGTCTCGACGACCTGGCACTCGACGCCGAGTCGAGGTACCTCGTGGAGCGGTATTACATCGAGTTCACCGTTGCCGGAGCGGGGCTCGACGAAGCGGACAAAACTGCCCTGCGCGAGTACAACCAACGGCTCTCTACCCTCAGCACCCGATTCGAGAAGAACCTCCTCGCGGACACCAACGACCTTGCCGTCCACGTGACCGACATCGCAGAACTTGACGGGCTTGGCGCAGGAGAGATCTCGGCCGCAGCCGAGGCAGCACGCGAGCGTGGACTCGACGGCCACCTCGTGACTCTCGTGTTGCCGACCGGGCACCCCTACCTCTCCCGTCTCACACGTCGCGGCGTGCGCGAACGCATCATGACAGCGTCGCGATCACGCGGCTCGCGCGGCGGAGGTTGGGACAACCGCGAACTCGTGCTCGATATTGCACGCGTCAGGGCCGAACGTGCGCGGCTGCTCGGGTTCGACTCGCACGCGGCGTGGGTCATCGCCGACGAAACGGCAAAAACACCCGAGACCGTGTGGGACCTGCTCAGCAGACTCGCGGAACCCGCGGCACGAAACGCACGGGAAGAACAGCGAGACCTCGAAGCCCTCGCCGGGTATCCCGTGGAGGCCCACGACTGGGCTTACCTCAGCGAGAAGGTGCGCTCCGCACGCTTCGAGGTCGACGAGGCGGCCCTCAGCCCCTACTTCGAAGCCGAGCGAGTACTTCGCGACGGTGTGTTTTTTGCCGCGACGGAGCTGTACGGCATCACGTTCACCGAACGAACGGACCTCCCCCTGTACCACCCTGACGTGCGCGCATTCGAGGTGCGCGAGAACGACGGCACGGCGGTCGGCCTGTTCCTGCTCGACCTGTATACGCGCGACAGCAAGCGGGGTGGCGCGTGGATGAACTCCCTGAGCTCCGCGTCACGGCTGCTCGGGCATCCGGCGGTCGTCACAAACACCCTCAACGTTCCGAAGCCCGCCGCGGGCGAGCCGACGCTGTTGACTCTCGACGAAGTCGAAACGCTCTTCCACGAGTTCGGTCATGCGCTGCACGGGCTCTTCGCCCGCGTGGAATACCCGAAGTTCGCCGGCACCAACACCTATCGCGACTTCGTCGAGTTCCCCAGCCAAGTCAACGAAATGTGGATGCTCTGGCCGGAAGTCCTGGAGAACTACGCGATTCACCACGAGACCGGCGAGCGAATGCCACTCGAGGCTCTGCACAAACTCCAAGCTTCCGCGGAGTTCAACCAGGGCTTCTCGACGAGCGAGTACCTCGCCGCGGCAATCCTCGACCAGGCCTGGCATCGTCTCTCCCCCGCCGAGATCGCGGACGTCACAGATGTCGCAGCGTTCGAGAGCGCGGCACTGGCGGATGCCGGACTCGACAACCCCGCCGTGCCGACGCGGTACGGCAGCACCTACTTCGCGCACGTCTTCTCCGGCGGATACGACGCGGGCTACTACTCCTACATCTGGAGCGAGGTGCTCGACGCCGACACCGTGGAATGGTTCCGGGATAACGGTGGACTCACCCTCGAGAACGGCAAACGTTTCCGCGAGCGACTGCTGGCCGTGGGCGGCTCGCGCGATCCGCTCGAGGCGTTCAGGGACTTCCGAGGGCGCGACGCCGACATCGCGCCCCTCCTGCGACGCCGAGCACTGGACTGA
- a CDS encoding methyltransferase domain-containing protein has translation MNDERYTHGHHESVLRSHTWRTIDNSASYLSPLLEQGQSLLDLGCGPGTITVEFADRLAPGRVVGLDAAAEVIERAVGEFSRDNLEFVVGSAYELPFADDTFDVVHAHQVLQHVADPVAVLREMRRVTKPGGVVAAREVDYAGTFWFPLLPGLDAWLALYDRVHRSNGGEPDAGRRLLSWARAAGFDTISTGASIWNFATPGDREWWGGMWEARVLESAFAADALAKGFATPDDLELISRAWREWADDADGWLAMPHGELIARV, from the coding sequence ATGAACGACGAACGGTACACGCACGGCCACCACGAGAGTGTGTTGAGGTCGCACACCTGGCGCACGATCGACAACTCCGCCTCGTACCTTTCTCCGCTGCTCGAGCAGGGCCAGTCCCTCCTCGATCTAGGCTGTGGGCCGGGTACGATCACGGTCGAATTCGCCGATCGCCTCGCCCCCGGAAGGGTCGTCGGCCTGGACGCCGCCGCCGAAGTAATCGAACGAGCGGTAGGGGAGTTCTCTCGCGACAACCTGGAATTTGTGGTGGGCAGCGCCTACGAACTCCCCTTCGCGGATGACACGTTCGACGTCGTCCACGCGCATCAAGTGCTCCAGCATGTCGCGGATCCCGTAGCGGTGCTGCGGGAGATGCGCCGGGTCACCAAGCCGGGCGGTGTCGTGGCCGCGCGCGAGGTCGACTACGCGGGAACGTTCTGGTTTCCGCTTCTCCCCGGCCTCGATGCATGGCTCGCCCTCTACGACCGTGTACACCGCTCCAACGGTGGCGAACCCGACGCGGGCCGTCGTCTCCTGTCCTGGGCGCGCGCTGCGGGTTTCGACACCATCTCGACGGGCGCGAGCATCTGGAACTTCGCGACCCCCGGGGACCGGGAGTGGTGGGGAGGCATGTGGGAGGCGCGTGTGCTCGAGTCGGCGTTCGCGGCGGATGCCCTCGCCAAGGGTTTCGCGACGCCGGACGATCTCGAACTCATCAGTCGCGCGTGGCGCGAGTGGGCCGACGACGCGGACGGGTGGCTCGCGATGCCGCACGGAGAGCTGATCGCGCGCGTGTGA
- a CDS encoding GNAT family N-acetyltransferase: MIRAVSPDDRSAWRSLFRAYGEFYETQFDDDVLDSVWALLLTAGTGIDAIVAEQDGTVVGLAHYRSHPDTFTGGRDWFLDDLYVSPDARGAGHATALIEHIAELARGAGTPGTLRWITAADNKRAQRVYDRVATKTTWVTYEIRP, from the coding sequence ATGATCAGGGCCGTGAGCCCGGACGACCGGAGCGCCTGGCGTTCGCTCTTCCGCGCCTACGGCGAGTTCTACGAGACGCAATTCGATGACGACGTGCTCGATTCCGTCTGGGCCCTCCTCCTCACCGCTGGCACGGGAATCGACGCCATCGTCGCCGAGCAGGACGGCACCGTTGTCGGTCTCGCCCACTACCGCTCCCACCCGGACACGTTCACGGGCGGACGCGACTGGTTCCTCGACGACCTGTACGTGAGTCCGGATGCCCGTGGCGCTGGCCACGCGACGGCGCTCATCGAGCACATCGCCGAGCTCGCACGCGGCGCTGGCACCCCCGGCACCCTCCGTTGGATCACCGCTGCCGACAACAAACGAGCCCAGCGCGTGTACGACCGCGTCGCGACGAAAACGACCTGGGTGACGTACGAGATCCGACCCTGA
- the valS gene encoding valine--tRNA ligase codes for MTEPSSAIPDKPALEGLEEKWGAAWESQGTYRFDRADALARGKDSVFAVDTPPPTASGSLHIGHVFSYTHMDLVTRFQRMRGKAIFYPMGWDDNGLPTERRVQNYYGVRCDPSLPYDPDFTPPLQGGEGSSGKAADQVPISRRNFIELCEELTIEDEKQFEDLWRQLGLSVDWSLTYRTIGDHAQAAAQRAFLRNLERGEAYQADAPTLWDITFRTAVAQAELEDKDQPAAYHRVAFHRTDGQGDIEIETTRPELLAACVALVAHPDDERYKPFFGTTVTTPLFGVEVPVVAHHLAQQDKGSGIAMICTFGDVTDVIWWRELDLPNRTIIGADGRIVADPPAAIETDAAKAVYAELAGKTVFSAKARTVELLRESGELIGDPKPITHAVKFFEKGDKPLEIISTRQWYITNGARDESLREKLVAAGREISFTPDHMRVRYENWVGGLTGDWLISRQRFFGVPIPVWYELDADGGKGAVIVPSEDSLPVDPSSDVPPGYTEADRGKTFVGEVDIMDTWATSSLTPQIAGGWVTDPELFDLVFPYALRSQGQDIIRTWLFSTVLRAELEHGTIPWRNAGISGFIVDPDRKKMSKSKGNVVTPKGMLDDHGSDAVRYWAASSRLGTDAAFDPQNPKQIKIGRRLAIKVLNAAKFVYGFPATGDVSLDAVTEPLDRDMLAELASVVRVATESLENFDHARALETTEQFFWTFCDDYLELVKERAYSTGSGQESAVAALRTAIDVFLRLFAPYLPFATEEVWSWTHEDSVHTAAWPTVADLGSPGEPDGLLSLVSEALIGIRRAKTDAKASQKTEVLSATLTGPGRLEDAMSDLRAVGRISNVTFVEGTEISVTDIVLAEEPA; via the coding sequence ATGACCGAGCCCTCGTCCGCGATCCCCGACAAGCCGGCACTCGAAGGACTCGAAGAGAAATGGGGGGCCGCCTGGGAAAGCCAGGGCACCTACCGGTTCGATCGGGCCGACGCCCTCGCTCGCGGCAAGGACTCCGTGTTCGCCGTCGACACTCCCCCGCCGACGGCCTCGGGCAGCCTGCACATCGGCCACGTGTTCAGCTACACGCACATGGACCTCGTCACGCGATTCCAGAGGATGCGCGGCAAGGCGATCTTCTACCCGATGGGGTGGGACGACAACGGTCTGCCCACCGAGCGGAGGGTGCAGAACTACTACGGTGTGCGCTGCGATCCCTCGTTGCCTTACGACCCCGACTTCACTCCGCCGCTGCAGGGTGGCGAAGGCTCGAGCGGTAAAGCCGCCGACCAGGTGCCGATCTCTCGCCGCAACTTCATCGAGCTCTGCGAGGAGCTCACCATCGAGGACGAGAAGCAGTTCGAGGACCTGTGGCGCCAGCTGGGCCTCTCTGTGGACTGGTCGCTCACCTACCGCACCATCGGCGACCACGCCCAGGCGGCGGCCCAGCGTGCATTTCTGCGCAACCTCGAGCGCGGTGAGGCCTACCAGGCCGACGCACCGACACTCTGGGATATCACCTTCCGCACCGCTGTCGCCCAGGCCGAGCTCGAAGACAAGGATCAGCCGGCGGCATACCACCGCGTCGCCTTCCACCGCACCGACGGCCAGGGCGACATCGAAATCGAGACGACACGCCCCGAACTCCTCGCCGCGTGTGTTGCCCTCGTCGCCCATCCCGATGACGAGCGCTACAAGCCGTTCTTCGGTACCACCGTGACCACACCGCTCTTCGGTGTCGAGGTGCCCGTCGTCGCGCACCACCTGGCCCAGCAGGACAAGGGCTCGGGCATTGCCATGATCTGCACGTTCGGCGACGTCACCGACGTCATCTGGTGGCGTGAGCTCGACCTCCCGAACCGCACGATCATCGGAGCCGACGGACGAATTGTCGCCGACCCGCCCGCAGCCATCGAGACGGATGCCGCGAAGGCCGTGTACGCCGAACTCGCAGGCAAAACGGTCTTCTCCGCGAAGGCACGCACCGTCGAACTCCTGCGAGAGTCCGGCGAGCTCATCGGTGACCCGAAACCCATCACCCACGCCGTCAAGTTCTTCGAGAAGGGCGACAAGCCGCTCGAGATCATCTCGACGCGCCAGTGGTACATCACCAACGGTGCACGCGACGAGTCGCTGCGCGAGAAGCTCGTGGCCGCTGGCAGGGAGATCTCCTTTACGCCCGATCACATGCGCGTGCGCTACGAGAACTGGGTCGGCGGCCTGACGGGCGACTGGCTCATCTCGCGCCAGCGCTTCTTCGGTGTGCCGATCCCCGTCTGGTACGAGCTCGACGCCGACGGCGGGAAGGGCGCGGTCATCGTGCCCTCGGAAGACTCGCTCCCCGTCGACCCCTCGAGTGACGTTCCCCCCGGGTATACCGAGGCCGACCGCGGAAAAACCTTCGTCGGCGAGGTCGACATCATGGACACGTGGGCTACATCGTCCCTCACCCCGCAGATCGCCGGCGGTTGGGTCACCGACCCCGAGCTGTTCGACCTCGTCTTCCCCTACGCTCTGCGAAGCCAAGGCCAGGACATCATCCGCACATGGCTGTTCTCGACGGTGCTGCGCGCCGAACTCGAACACGGCACCATCCCGTGGCGTAACGCGGGCATCTCCGGCTTCATCGTCGACCCCGACCGTAAGAAGATGTCCAAGTCCAAGGGCAACGTTGTCACCCCCAAGGGGATGCTCGACGACCACGGCTCCGACGCCGTGCGCTACTGGGCGGCATCCTCACGCCTCGGTACCGATGCCGCCTTCGACCCGCAGAACCCGAAGCAGATCAAGATCGGTCGCCGCCTGGCCATTAAGGTGCTCAATGCCGCGAAGTTCGTGTATGGCTTCCCTGCCACCGGCGACGTGTCGCTGGATGCCGTGACCGAGCCACTCGACCGTGACATGCTCGCCGAACTCGCGTCGGTCGTGCGGGTCGCCACCGAGTCACTCGAGAACTTCGACCACGCACGCGCGCTGGAGACGACCGAGCAGTTCTTCTGGACCTTCTGCGACGACTACCTCGAACTCGTGAAGGAGCGCGCCTACAGCACCGGCTCGGGCCAGGAGTCGGCGGTCGCCGCTCTGCGAACGGCCATCGACGTCTTCCTGCGACTGTTTGCGCCGTACCTCCCGTTCGCGACCGAGGAGGTCTGGAGCTGGACCCACGAGGATTCCGTGCACACCGCGGCATGGCCCACCGTGGCGGACCTCGGTTCACCGGGAGAGCCCGACGGGCTTCTGTCGCTCGTGAGTGAAGCGCTCATCGGCATCCGTCGCGCGAAAACCGACGCGAAAGCCTCCCAAAAGACCGAGGTGCTGTCGGCGACGCTCACCGGGCCGGGCAGGCTCGAGGACGCGATGAGCGACCTCCGTGCCGTTGGACGGATCTCGAACGTCACTTTTGTCGAGGGCACCGAGATCTCCGTGACCGACATCGTCCTCGCCGAGGAGCCAGCATGA
- a CDS encoding TetR/AcrR family transcriptional regulator, translated as MTDTTTRGRPQASSRETLQEAAFELFLENGYAGTTVEQITRRAGVSRNTFFNYFTSKSDVFWIDLDATLEHLRSELRERSSAPRPVEAVRDALLAVSDELGPLRMPWALTQYSAIGSTEELQSAAVSRLSEHTRLVAGFIGDRLAPTTPPVLAKVAAIAAIGAAVAATQEWAAAGPTRGNLRRYLETTLEPVVAGFGSV; from the coding sequence GTGACCGACACAACGACCCGTGGTCGACCGCAGGCGTCCTCCCGCGAAACACTCCAGGAGGCGGCCTTCGAGTTGTTCCTCGAAAACGGTTACGCGGGAACGACCGTCGAGCAGATCACACGGCGCGCCGGGGTCAGCCGTAACACCTTCTTCAACTACTTCACGAGCAAAAGCGACGTGTTCTGGATCGACCTCGATGCCACCCTCGAACACCTTCGCTCGGAGCTCCGAGAGCGCAGCAGCGCACCACGTCCCGTCGAAGCGGTGCGCGATGCCCTGCTCGCGGTGTCTGACGAGCTCGGGCCTCTTCGTATGCCGTGGGCGCTCACTCAGTACTCCGCGATCGGCAGCACGGAAGAACTCCAGTCCGCTGCCGTATCACGGCTGAGCGAACACACCCGCCTCGTCGCGGGATTCATCGGTGACCGTCTTGCCCCCACCACACCGCCTGTCTTGGCGAAAGTGGCCGCAATCGCTGCGATCGGGGCCGCCGTCGCTGCCACACAGGAGTGGGCGGCGGCTGGTCCAACGCGGGGCAACCTCCGCCGCTACCTGGAGACCACTCTCGAGCCCGTTGTGGCCGGGTTCGGTTCGGTCTGA
- a CDS encoding ABC transporter substrate-binding protein — protein sequence MPIRSRLALGAVITTAALALLTGCAAPAASENQTLTFAIEGANLSAGHMDPHSSQLDVSALVQRNVLDSLVAQDADGTFVPWLATDWEISDDQLEYTFTLRDDVTFHDGTPFNADAVVANFNHITDPATASAQAASMIGYAEDGGSYVGTEAIDEFTVRVTFSRPYAPFLSAVSTALLGFWSPAVLEERADELKTGGPDISVGTGPFILSEYVPDQEIVYTANPDYNWGPANAEHTGASDIDTLTVRILPETSVRTGALTSGEVQVAGNVTPSTVSEIGDGFTVRSVELPGIPYSLYLNETYGVFADERVREAFSIGFDADAAVESIFFGQYPRAWSILGPTTPNSYDASLEGSWPYDPEKAGELLDAAGWTERDSEGYRTKDGERLSVRWIAWTPIPDDRAALADLIQSDLRDIGFEVVREALEPAAYNEQYGPKTFDLTDWGFSGVDADALRSHLHTDGFQNASQVSDPEVDALLESAVATSDPAERTTLYTDVQQWNAEHTAIVPLYVPSLITAYSDSVEGLQFDLYGRPLFYGASVR from the coding sequence ATGCCCATCAGGTCCCGTCTCGCCCTCGGTGCTGTCATCACCACAGCAGCTCTGGCACTGCTCACGGGGTGCGCAGCCCCGGCAGCCAGTGAGAATCAGACACTCACCTTCGCCATCGAAGGCGCCAACCTCAGTGCCGGCCACATGGATCCGCACTCGAGCCAGCTCGACGTCAGCGCTCTCGTGCAGCGCAACGTACTCGACTCGCTCGTCGCCCAGGACGCGGACGGAACCTTTGTGCCGTGGCTTGCGACCGACTGGGAGATTTCGGATGACCAGCTCGAGTACACCTTCACCCTCCGCGACGACGTGACCTTCCACGACGGCACGCCGTTCAACGCCGACGCCGTCGTCGCGAACTTCAACCACATCACCGACCCGGCAACCGCGTCCGCTCAGGCCGCGAGCATGATCGGATACGCCGAGGACGGCGGTTCCTACGTCGGCACGGAAGCAATCGACGAGTTCACCGTGCGTGTGACGTTTTCGCGCCCCTACGCGCCCTTCCTCTCTGCGGTCAGCACCGCACTCCTCGGCTTCTGGTCGCCTGCCGTGCTTGAGGAGCGGGCCGATGAGCTCAAGACGGGCGGGCCGGACATCTCGGTGGGAACGGGCCCCTTCATCCTGAGCGAGTACGTCCCAGACCAGGAGATCGTCTACACCGCCAACCCCGACTACAACTGGGGGCCTGCAAACGCGGAGCACACGGGCGCGAGCGACATCGACACCCTCACGGTGCGCATCCTCCCCGAGACCTCCGTGCGCACCGGAGCCCTCACGAGCGGCGAAGTCCAGGTCGCGGGCAATGTGACCCCGAGCACCGTGAGCGAGATCGGCGACGGGTTCACCGTCCGCTCGGTCGAGCTGCCGGGCATCCCGTACTCGCTCTACCTCAACGAGACCTACGGTGTCTTCGCCGATGAGCGTGTTCGCGAGGCCTTCTCGATCGGCTTCGACGCGGACGCCGCGGTCGAAAGCATCTTCTTTGGCCAGTACCCGCGAGCCTGGAGCATCCTCGGCCCCACCACGCCGAACTCGTACGACGCCTCTCTCGAAGGATCCTGGCCGTACGACCCCGAGAAGGCTGGCGAACTGCTCGACGCCGCCGGGTGGACCGAGCGCGACTCCGAGGGCTACCGCACCAAGGACGGCGAGCGTCTGAGCGTGCGCTGGATCGCGTGGACACCGATTCCGGACGATCGTGCGGCCCTCGCCGATCTCATCCAGTCCGACCTGCGCGACATCGGATTCGAGGTCGTTCGCGAAGCGCTCGAGCCCGCCGCCTACAACGAGCAGTACGGGCCGAAGACATTCGACCTCACCGACTGGGGTTTCTCGGGTGTCGACGCTGACGCGCTTCGCAGTCACCTGCACACCGATGGGTTCCAGAACGCCTCTCAGGTGAGCGACCCCGAGGTGGATGCCCTGCTCGAGTCGGCCGTCGCGACGAGTGACCCGGCCGAGCGCACAACGCTCTACACCGACGTGCAGCAGTGGAACGCCGAGCACACCGCGATTGTGCCCCTGTACGTGCCGTCGCTCATCACCGCGTACAGCGACAGCGTCGAGGGCCTTCAGTTCGACCTCTACGGAAGGCCGCTCTTCTACGGCGCTAGCGTGAGGTAG